In Vanrija pseudolonga chromosome 4, complete sequence, a single window of DNA contains:
- the 1a_0 gene encoding Replicase polyprotein 1a, whose product MKPSIVFLAFCAYVVPTFAAPTPITAGVTDLNKPRCDENEHKNGTTVASPNQSAGYDHPSKPTTDPFTGSNTTSGSGHPNKGDDDKDKDHPHGGPSAPTTPATPTQAGGTAASPATDVAAATTAATTLAATNTPNVGVPVKSGVSSGATGTNGSTGSGSGTDTTSSGPSGSAPATANGGTDASGTTSSGTTASGSTSSGSDSSATTTGDDNDDDDDDDDDDDFTDAEDAGSDSDDDDESGSTDTTTGGTAASGTAGGSTTTPATTAGSGDSPAVTGSDASPADTTEDDDNTEDCSDDEEDGDDDSGGDDDEEDDDEENDDENDDDDDIDDDDNDDNDNDNDNNDDSGVTGTTTTGTGSGSGSSSASGSSSSGTTTSASGGAAGSTSTSTGSDSTAATTGSGSSGDGSSSSGTATTTTDGGDDNDDGSDDGSDDGDDDDSDDGSDDGSDSDSSASTVVAAGAGTAAGSAAGAAAGAAAGTGGVAGSAAGAGGVAAGSSAGGASGTAGGAGAGAAAPATGGAAGVTAGGAAGGASASGTTTTAASGDDEDEGSDSDSDSDDGDDGDDDGEDDGDDDSGDDGSDPTPASGATASPGTATVGAPAAGTPAAAPPASTPATPATPAAAPPANSPPATSGSDASGTTTPAGDDEGDDEGSDSDSGSDSDDDDEDDSDDGNDDAGATTTAPVVSSSGTPATPAAPVSGGGGSGASSGTTTTSTATNGSTSITVIHHHHYHCRPKFGSSGNTTSIYRPSGWRQGGKGGWRQDGDVSAWNATTTITTTAASDSAGVTEANYGDDADDNDDEEYDTADEGDDSEDEGDDEEQ is encoded by the coding sequence ATGAAGCCCTCCATCGTCTTCCTTGCTTTCTGCGCCTACGTTGTCCCCACGTTCGCCGCCCCCACACCCATCACTGCAGGAGTCACCGACCTCAACAAGCCCCGCTGCGACGAGAACGAGCACAAGAACGGCACCACCGTTGCCTCTCCCAACCAAAGCGCCGGCTACGACCACCCCTCCAAGCCCACCACCGACCCGTTCACCGGCTCAAACACCACCTCGGGCTCAGGCCACCCCaacaagggcgacgacgacaaggacaaggaccaCCCCCACGGCGGCCCGAGCGCTCCTACCACCCCTGCAACCCCCACCCAGGCtggcggcaccgccgcgagCCCCGCTACCGACGTAGCAgctgccaccaccgccgccactaCCCTCGCGGCGACCAACACTCCCAATGTTGGCGTGCCCGTCAAGTCGGGTGTGAGCTCTGGTGCCACCGGCACTAACGGCTCTaccggctcgggctcgggcacgGACACCACGAGCAGCGGCCCGAGCGGCTCGGCCCCTGCCACTGCGAACGGCGGTACCGACGCCTcgggcaccacctcgtcgggcaCGACTGCTTccggctcgacgtcgtctggCTCTGACTCGTCCGCCACGACCACTGGCGATGACaacgatgacgatgatgacgatgacgacgacgacgactttaCTGATGCCGAAGACGCTggctccgactcggacgacgacgacgagtcgggcTCGACCGACACCACAaccggcggcaccgccgcgtcgggtACCGCTGGCGGCAGCACGACCACCCCCGCAACTacggccggctcgggcgaCAGCCCGGCCGTGACTGGCTCCGACGCCAGCCCGGCCGACACCaccgaagacgacgacaacaccgAAGATTGCTCCGACGATGAAGaggacggcgatgacgacagcggaggcgacgacgacgaagaagacgacgacgaagagaATGATGAtgagaacgacgacgatgatgacattgacgacgatgacaaTGATGACAATGACAAtgacaacgacaacaacgacgactcGGGCGTCACGGGTACCACCACGACGGGCACGGGCTCTGGCTCGGGCTCTAGCTCGGCTTCTGGttcctcctcgagcggcacgactacctccgcctcgggcggTGCCGCTGGCTCCACCTCCACGTCGACCGGCTCGGActcgaccgccgccacgacgGGCTCCGGCTCGTCCGGCGatggctcgagctcgtccggCACGGCtaccacgacgacggacggtggcgacgacaacgacgacggctccGACGATGGctccgacgacggcgatgacgacgacagcgacgatgGCTCGGACGACGGGTCAGACTCCGACTCCAGCGCCtccaccgtcgtcgccgctggcgccggcaccgcggCTGGTTCCGCCGCGGGTGCTGCCGCTGGTGCCGCTGCTGGTACAGGTGGCGTCGCTGGCtccgctgctggtgctggcggagTCGCGGCCGGCTCGTCCGCCGGCGGTGCTTCTGGCACCGCTGGTGGCGCGGGTGCGGGCGCGGCTGCGCCTGCCACGggtggcgctgctggcgtaactgctggcggtgccgctggtggtgcttcggcctcgggcaCTACGACTACTGCTGCTTcgggcgatgacgaggacgagggctcTGACTCGGACTCtgactcggacgacggcgacgacggtgatgacgatggcgaggatgatggcgacgacgactctggcgacgacggcagcgaccCTACCCCTGCCTCTGGCGCCACAGCCTCTCCTGGCACCGCCACCGTCGGTGCCCCCGCTGCTGGTacgcctgccgccgcacccCCTGCTTCTACCCCTGCTACTCcggccacccccgccgctgctcccccTGCCAACTCTCCGCCTGCGACCTCAGGCTCTGACGCGTCGGGAACGACTAcccccgccggcgacgacgagggcgacgacgagggctcggactcggactctGGCTCGGACtccgatgatgacgacgaggacgactcggacgacggcaacgacgatGCTGGCGCAACGACTACCGCGCCCGTGGTCTCGTCTTCCGGCACCCCCGCCACGCCTGCTGCCCCTgtctctggcggcggcggaagcgGCGCTTCCTCCGGcaccacgaccacctcgaccgccACGAACGGCAGCACCTCGATCACCGTgatccaccaccaccactaccactgCCGCCCCAAGTTTGGCTCGTCGGGCAACACGACGAGCATCTACCGCCCGTCTGGCTGGCGccagggcggcaagggcggctgGCGACAGGACGGCGACGTGAGCGCGTGGAACGCCACTACCACGATCACGACGACCGCTGCCTCCGACTCAGCCGGCGTCACCGAGGCCAACTACGgtgacgatgccgacgacaacgacgacgaggagtacgacactgccgacgagggcgacgacagtgaggacgagggcgacgacgaggagcagtaA